The proteins below are encoded in one region of Flavobacterium nackdongense:
- a CDS encoding alpha-ketoglutarate-dependent dioxygenase AlkB family protein: MNLPFQPEPIIFNLPDAEIIYFPHFFDIKDADILLNQLVAEIPWQQDDIRVFGKIHPQPRLTALFGNEGKSYSYSNIKMHPQPWTPILQKIKSKVESASDTNFTTVLLNQYRDGKDSNGWHADNEKELGQNPIIASVSFGAERMFQLRHNSISNAKLNIVLEHGSLLLMKGTTQHFWKHQIPKTSKPIGKRINLTFRHIV, encoded by the coding sequence ATGAATTTACCATTTCAACCAGAGCCGATTATTTTTAACTTGCCCGATGCAGAAATCATCTACTTTCCTCATTTTTTCGACATAAAAGATGCTGATATCCTTTTAAATCAATTAGTTGCTGAAATTCCCTGGCAACAGGACGACATTCGAGTTTTTGGAAAAATTCATCCGCAACCTCGATTGACGGCTTTATTTGGAAATGAAGGAAAATCCTATTCCTATTCGAATATAAAAATGCATCCGCAGCCTTGGACTCCGATTTTGCAAAAGATAAAATCAAAGGTCGAAAGTGCTTCTGACACAAATTTTACAACAGTTTTGCTCAACCAATATCGGGACGGAAAAGACAGCAACGGCTGGCACGCCGACAATGAAAAAGAATTAGGTCAGAATCCAATAATTGCGTCCGTTAGTTTTGGTGCCGAAAGAATGTTTCAATTGAGACACAATTCAATTTCAAATGCCAAACTAAATATTGTACTCGAACACGGAAGTTTATTGCTAATGAAAGGAACGACACAACATTTTTGGAAACACCAAATTCCGAAAACTTCAAAACCCATTGGCAAAAGAATAAATCTAACTTTTCGCCATATTGTTTAA
- a CDS encoding sterol desaturase family protein, which yields MNEIITYFATIPSSHRSLILVGGITFFWLIENGFPLFNLSYKKWQHAGINFFMTFTTIAINFALAFILLETSNWTIANNFGLLQWLPKMPAWLYALVGLLLLDFVGAYLVHFIEHKVKFLWRFHLIHHTDTWIDTTSGNRHHPGESVIRFVFTTFGVLIIGCPIWLVFMYQTISVISTQFTHANIALPEKLDAFLSCFLVSPNMHKVHHHYKLPYTDSNYGNIFSIWDRLFGTFMYLPKQEIVYGIDTYRSPEEHNRLGKLLKIPFEKPRLTENNQKA from the coding sequence ATGAATGAAATTATTACTTATTTTGCTACCATTCCCTCCTCGCATAGAAGTTTGATTCTTGTGGGCGGAATTACTTTCTTTTGGCTAATCGAAAATGGATTTCCACTTTTTAATTTATCTTATAAAAAATGGCAACATGCGGGAATTAATTTTTTCATGACCTTTACAACCATTGCCATCAATTTCGCCTTGGCTTTTATTTTATTAGAAACATCCAATTGGACAATTGCCAATAATTTTGGTCTTTTACAATGGTTGCCCAAGATGCCGGCTTGGCTTTATGCGCTTGTTGGTTTGCTATTATTAGATTTCGTTGGCGCTTACTTGGTGCATTTTATCGAGCATAAGGTCAAATTCCTATGGCGATTTCACTTGATTCACCATACCGACACTTGGATAGATACCACTTCAGGAAATAGACATCATCCGGGTGAAAGTGTTATTCGATTTGTCTTTACCACCTTTGGGGTTTTGATCATTGGATGCCCAATTTGGTTGGTCTTTATGTACCAAACTATTTCGGTAATTTCTACACAATTTACTCACGCAAATATTGCATTACCCGAAAAACTAGACGCTTTTTTGAGTTGTTTTTTGGTGTCACCCAATATGCATAAAGTACACCATCATTACAAATTACCTTATACAGACAGTAATTACGGGAATATTTTTTCGATTTGGGACCGGCTATTTGGGACTTTTATGTACCTCCCTAAACAAGAAATTGTTTACGGAATCGACACGTATAGGAGCCCTGAAGAGCATAATCGATTGGGAAAATTACTAAAAATACCATTTGAAAAACCCCGATTGACTGAAAACAATCAAAAAGCATAA
- a CDS encoding DUF2805 domain-containing protein produces MKKSSRIELNWEQTEKLVTFALEERNPFEIIKKEFGLSEKEVLEIMKKKMPAEKYEMWKKKALASKPKPKPAKIDDFDEDLDGKYYIKNKLD; encoded by the coding sequence ATGAAGAAGAGCAGCCGCATAGAATTAAATTGGGAACAAACCGAAAAACTGGTTACGTTCGCCTTAGAAGAAAGAAACCCTTTCGAAATCATCAAAAAAGAATTTGGGTTATCTGAAAAAGAGGTTCTTGAAATCATGAAAAAAAAGATGCCCGCAGAAAAATACGAAATGTGGAAAAAGAAAGCTTTAGCCAGTAAACCAAAACCAAAACCGGCAAAAATTGATGATTTTGATGAAGATTTAGACGGCAAATATTATATAAAAAATAAACTCGATTAA
- a CDS encoding M61 family metallopeptidase: MKKIVFALAFATVLWSCKSTSSSTSAAPKEDIQVNINLNEIKEDKVLVTVKSPKIKTDEISYHIPKTVPGTYSQDNYGRYIDDLKAYDKKGNALNVTKKDTNSWSISNAKNLDKITYLVNDTYDLETGKGFGSDEIFSPAGSNIDASKNIMLNTHCFVGYFTDYMAVPYKVSVSHPAELWGATSMQDQDPANTNDLFMTSRYAELVENPIMYSKPNYTTFAVDDMEIQIAVYSPSGKITAEDITPDMKTMMTAQKKFLGPVNATKKYSVLLYLSTMNQDAQGFGALEHPTATTVVFPELMPKEALNKELKDVVSHEFFHIVTPLTIHSQEIQNFDYNDPKMSEHLWMYEGVTEYFANLFQINQGLIEESEFYTRIAGKIENSKKLNDTMPFTTMSKNVFVEPYKAQYLNVYEKGAMIGMCLDIIIRENSNGKRGILDLMHKLSDEYGVSKAFNDEELFAKITQLTYPEVGDFLKTYVAGPTPIPYDKYLAKVGVTKAIKKSPTNVFLKGQVPYITVNQSTKEIIVVPNIELNDFYTNLGLKGGDILLSINDKNYTLDNIYDMILESENWKENDAIAVKIKRDGKEQTINGKVKLPYEDKESFEATDATKSALKNAWLKG, translated from the coding sequence ATGAAAAAAATAGTATTTGCATTAGCATTTGCAACCGTTCTATGGAGTTGTAAATCCACAAGTTCGTCGACTAGCGCTGCTCCAAAAGAAGACATCCAAGTAAACATCAATCTTAACGAAATCAAAGAAGACAAAGTTTTGGTTACGGTCAAATCACCTAAAATCAAAACGGATGAAATATCGTACCATATCCCCAAAACGGTTCCTGGCACCTATTCACAAGACAATTATGGCAGATATATTGATGATCTAAAAGCTTATGACAAAAAAGGAAATGCCTTGAATGTCACTAAAAAAGATACAAATTCCTGGTCTATTTCGAATGCTAAAAATTTAGATAAGATCACGTATCTAGTCAATGATACTTACGATCTCGAAACCGGAAAAGGTTTTGGTAGTGATGAGATTTTTTCGCCAGCAGGCTCCAATATCGATGCAAGTAAAAATATTATGCTTAACACACATTGTTTTGTTGGTTATTTTACAGATTATATGGCTGTACCCTACAAAGTTAGCGTTTCGCATCCTGCCGAACTTTGGGGAGCTACCTCAATGCAGGACCAAGACCCAGCGAATACCAATGATTTGTTTATGACCTCACGTTACGCGGAATTGGTCGAAAATCCGATTATGTATTCTAAACCCAATTATACCACTTTCGCGGTTGATGATATGGAAATTCAAATTGCAGTCTATTCTCCTTCCGGAAAAATCACTGCCGAGGATATTACCCCTGACATGAAAACCATGATGACCGCTCAAAAAAAATTCTTAGGCCCTGTAAATGCAACAAAAAAATATAGTGTTTTATTGTATTTATCGACAATGAATCAAGACGCACAAGGATTTGGAGCCTTAGAACACCCAACAGCAACAACAGTCGTATTTCCTGAATTAATGCCTAAAGAAGCCTTAAACAAAGAACTGAAGGATGTCGTTTCGCATGAATTTTTTCACATCGTGACTCCGTTGACGATTCATTCACAGGAAATTCAAAATTTCGACTATAATGACCCGAAAATGTCGGAACATTTATGGATGTATGAAGGAGTAACAGAATATTTTGCCAATCTATTTCAAATCAACCAAGGGCTAATTGAGGAAAGTGAATTTTATACTCGAATTGCAGGGAAAATTGAAAATTCAAAAAAGCTCAATGATACTATGCCATTTACGACTATGAGTAAAAACGTATTTGTAGAACCTTATAAAGCGCAATATTTAAATGTATATGAAAAAGGCGCCATGATTGGAATGTGCTTGGATATTATCATCAGAGAAAACAGCAATGGCAAAAGAGGCATTCTTGATTTGATGCATAAATTATCTGACGAATACGGGGTTTCGAAAGCGTTTAATGACGAAGAACTTTTTGCAAAAATTACCCAATTAACTTACCCTGAAGTGGGCGATTTCCTAAAGACTTATGTGGCAGGTCCAACCCCAATTCCTTATGACAAATACTTAGCAAAAGTGGGAGTTACCAAAGCAATCAAAAAATCGCCCACAAATGTTTTCTTAAAAGGTCAAGTTCCCTACATTACTGTAAATCAATCGACCAAAGAAATTATCGTTGTTCCCAATATCGAATTGAATGATTTTTACACCAATCTAGGACTAAAAGGAGGCGATATTTTGCTGAGTATCAACGACAAAAATTATACTTTAGACAATATCTATGATATGATTTTGGAAAGCGAAAATTGGAAAGAAAACGACGCAATCGCGGTCAAAATTAAAAGAGACGGAAAAGAACAAACCATCAACGGAAAAGTAAAACTTCCGTATGAAGATAAAGAAAGTTTTGAAGCGACAGATGCAACAAAATCTGCGCTGAAAAATGCTTGGTTAAAAGGCTAA
- a CDS encoding DUF4369 domain-containing protein, with amino-acid sequence MKKSIVAIFTLLVLASCNKEESKTNLHLTGNIKGLKNGVLYIQRVVDTSLVAIDTIKIDGDSKFESNIDLKSPEMLYLFLDRGVTNSLDNNILFFAEAGNINIDTNLDSYIVSAKITGSKNQDKYQEYQKINARYRDENLDLIQQKFLALKNGKTATLDSLNAKQENNTKRKYLFATNFAINNKDYEVAPYIALTDIYDINVKYLDTIQKSMTPKVAQSLYGKKLTEYLSKIKAQQ; translated from the coding sequence ATGAAAAAATCTATTGTAGCGATCTTTACGCTTTTGGTTTTAGCTTCTTGCAACAAAGAAGAGTCAAAAACCAATCTTCACCTCACTGGAAACATAAAAGGACTGAAAAACGGAGTGTTGTACATCCAAAGAGTGGTAGACACAAGTCTTGTAGCAATTGACACCATAAAAATTGACGGAGATTCAAAATTTGAAAGCAATATTGACTTAAAGTCGCCTGAAATGTTGTATTTATTTTTAGATCGAGGAGTAACCAACTCATTGGACAATAATATTTTGTTTTTTGCCGAAGCGGGCAACATCAACATCGACACTAATTTAGATTCTTATATTGTAAGTGCAAAAATTACGGGTTCAAAAAATCAAGATAAATACCAAGAATATCAAAAAATAAATGCTCGTTATAGAGATGAAAATTTAGATTTGATTCAACAAAAATTTCTTGCTTTAAAAAATGGCAAGACCGCGACTTTAGATAGTTTGAACGCCAAGCAGGAGAATAATACAAAAAGAAAATACTTATTCGCCACCAATTTTGCTATCAACAACAAGGATTACGAAGTGGCCCCTTATATCGCATTGACTGATATTTACGATATCAATGTAAAATATTTAGATACCATTCAAAAATCGATGACACCAAAAGTAGCACAATCACTCTATGGCAAAAAGCTAACTGAATATTTATCCAAAATAAAAGCACAGCAATAA
- a CDS encoding transglycosylase domain-containing protein codes for MKKTLKIIILIIVALFVTYSFLLSDFNPMFKNAEFVYLTNALKESRKENFKSVLDIENKIYKVVKQRRCNCETATTYIGPYRHGFSLTKKIYLLKIEKEFSNNECLKFQLLNYDFGNNIIGLKKVSKFYFGKTVDKLNEDEIMTVIIMLENSRLYNPVRNKEGVRNKLLVYKRILNKNTSW; via the coding sequence TTGAAAAAAACCTTAAAAATTATTATATTAATTATTGTTGCGCTTTTTGTAACATATAGTTTTTTGTTAAGCGATTTTAATCCAATGTTTAAAAATGCAGAATTTGTTTATTTGACAAATGCTTTAAAAGAAAGTCGAAAAGAGAATTTTAAATCAGTATTAGATATTGAAAATAAAATTTATAAAGTAGTTAAACAAAGAAGATGTAATTGTGAAACAGCAACTACATATATTGGTCCATACAGACACGGATTTTCTTTGACAAAAAAAATATATTTATTAAAAATTGAAAAGGAATTTTCGAATAACGAATGTTTAAAATTTCAATTACTAAACTATGATTTTGGAAATAATATCATTGGATTAAAAAAAGTTTCAAAATTTTATTTTGGCAAAACGGTTGATAAATTGAATGAAGATGAAATAATGACAGTTATAATAATGCTTGAAAATTCGCGCCTTTATAACCCTGTTCGTAATAAAGAAGGAGTTAGGAATAAACTACTTGTTTATAAAAGAATACTAAATAAAAATACAAGCTGGTAA
- a CDS encoding shikimate kinase gives MRKIILLGYMGCGKSTIANRLSKITNLPFVDLDKSIEERTNLTINEIFKQRGEIYFRKLEREVLIELLAAPESLIIGLGGGTPCYANNHELLRGENILSVYLKASVDTLFERLVANKSKRPIIAAKTDEELKEFIAIHLFERSYYYSQAQYKVIIDGKSKDETTQDIIALLT, from the coding sequence ATGAGAAAAATTATTTTATTAGGTTATATGGGTTGTGGAAAGTCCACAATTGCCAATAGATTATCAAAAATTACAAATTTACCCTTCGTGGATTTGGATAAAAGCATCGAAGAAAGAACAAATTTGACTATAAATGAAATTTTCAAGCAGCGTGGGGAAATATATTTTCGAAAGCTAGAACGTGAAGTTTTAATCGAATTATTAGCTGCTCCAGAATCTTTAATTATTGGATTAGGGGGAGGAACTCCTTGTTATGCGAATAATCACGAATTGCTGCGAGGTGAAAATATACTTTCAGTTTACCTCAAGGCTTCAGTAGATACTTTGTTTGAAAGATTGGTCGCTAATAAAAGTAAGCGCCCGATTATTGCTGCCAAAACAGACGAAGAACTCAAGGAATTTATTGCTATCCATCTTTTTGAAAGAAGCTACTATTACAGTCAAGCACAATATAAGGTGATTATCGACGGCAAAAGCAAAGACGAAACGACCCAGGATATAATAGCCCTTTTAACTTAA
- a CDS encoding phosphoribosyltransferase family protein: MSKNIILTNQEIEHTIKRIAYQIYETFIDEEEIVIAGIASNGFVFAKKIADSLNTISNLKVSLCEVQINKHQPVSDVQTSLTKEEYSNKGLVLVDDVLNSGTTLIYAVRHFLDVPLKKFKTAVLVDRNHKKYPVKADFKGISLSTSSLDNVEVVFNEEGENYAYLS; encoded by the coding sequence ATGAGCAAAAATATCATCTTAACGAATCAGGAAATCGAACATACTATCAAGCGAATAGCCTATCAAATCTATGAAACTTTTATAGACGAAGAGGAAATTGTTATCGCAGGTATTGCCTCCAATGGATTTGTATTTGCCAAAAAAATTGCAGATTCGCTCAATACAATTTCCAATTTGAAGGTATCACTTTGCGAAGTACAAATTAACAAGCATCAGCCTGTATCCGATGTACAAACATCACTAACTAAAGAGGAATACTCGAATAAAGGATTGGTTTTAGTCGATGATGTGCTGAATTCAGGAACCACACTGATTTATGCGGTTCGACATTTCTTGGATGTCCCATTGAAGAAATTCAAAACGGCAGTACTTGTCGATAGAAATCATAAAAAATACCCCGTAAAAGCGGATTTCAAAGGAATTTCACTCTCAACATCTTCCTTAGACAATGTTGAAGTAGTTTTTAACGAAGAGGGTGAAAATTATGCGTATTTAAGTTAA
- a CDS encoding RNA-binding S4 domain-containing protein, whose product MRIDKYLWCVRYYKTRNMVTEACKKNHVTVNGQLAKPSKEVFPTDKITFRKDQITQIITVLDIPDNRVSAKLVDMYRKNETPAEVYEHLELLKLSKEHYRKNGTGRPTKKDRRDIDEFGNSPNPTLPEGEGDES is encoded by the coding sequence ATGAGAATAGATAAATATTTATGGTGCGTGCGCTATTACAAAACTCGGAATATGGTTACCGAGGCTTGTAAAAAAAATCACGTTACTGTAAATGGACAACTGGCCAAACCGTCGAAAGAAGTTTTTCCTACAGATAAAATCACGTTTAGAAAAGACCAAATCACCCAAATCATCACTGTTTTGGACATTCCTGACAATCGAGTTAGTGCTAAATTGGTCGATATGTATCGAAAAAACGAAACCCCTGCCGAGGTATACGAACATTTAGAATTATTGAAGTTATCGAAAGAACATTATCGAAAAAACGGCACAGGAAGACCTACCAAAAAAGACAGACGTGATATAGATGAGTTTGGCAATAGCCCCAACCCAACCCTTCCCGAAGGAGAGGGCGACGAGTCTTGA
- a CDS encoding FKBP-type peptidyl-prolyl cis-trans isomerase produces MNKFKFYFLVVFAVLSFSCSNNDSSGVTVEPPRDYKVQYDADIALIEEYLKTNYITVVSNPGKFDDQDVTITKIPTGGTQPSIYSYLNAATFPKLLIKEVKLHNIVYNLYYLVLREGKKDVVTGYGGVSPCNVDGVLTSYRGTYLSKSAATATAPSELTATFFEESKFPQTTFSLYSVITGWSEAFPKFKSGTSVINNDGTVSYFDFGSGVMFLPSGLAYYNSGSGAIPSYSPLVFSIKLYNVQRLDQDNDGVFSYQEDLNKDGYVYDYRNTIAYPTTPTTNIDDTDKDGIPDFLDVDDDGDNYTTRLEITKPAGTISGLSLYFPYDPIADDPLTTAIETETKGIPSYDKINKTFDYTTPGRTRIHIDSAYPIKL; encoded by the coding sequence ATGAACAAATTTAAGTTTTATTTTTTAGTAGTATTTGCAGTCCTTTCTTTTTCGTGTTCAAACAATGATAGTTCAGGTGTAACCGTAGAGCCGCCAAGAGATTACAAGGTTCAATACGATGCCGACATTGCCCTAATTGAAGAGTATTTGAAAACCAACTATATTACCGTCGTCAGTAATCCTGGAAAATTTGATGATCAAGATGTTACAATTACAAAAATTCCAACAGGAGGAACTCAACCTTCTATTTATTCTTATTTGAATGCAGCTACTTTTCCAAAACTTTTGATAAAAGAAGTAAAATTGCACAACATCGTTTATAATTTATACTATTTGGTTCTGAGAGAAGGTAAAAAAGATGTGGTTACTGGATATGGCGGAGTGTCGCCTTGCAATGTCGATGGCGTCTTGACCTCGTATAGAGGAACGTATTTATCGAAAAGTGCTGCTACAGCCACGGCACCTTCCGAACTCACAGCCACTTTCTTTGAAGAATCCAAATTCCCGCAAACTACTTTTAGTTTGTACAGCGTTATAACGGGTTGGAGCGAGGCTTTTCCAAAATTTAAGTCGGGTACTTCCGTAATTAATAATGATGGTACAGTATCTTATTTTGACTTTGGTTCTGGGGTGATGTTTCTGCCTTCAGGCTTAGCATATTACAATAGCGGTTCCGGTGCCATTCCGTCGTATTCGCCCTTGGTTTTTAGCATCAAATTATACAATGTTCAGCGATTAGATCAAGATAATGATGGCGTTTTTTCGTATCAGGAGGATTTAAATAAGGACGGATATGTTTATGATTACAGAAATACTATTGCATACCCAACAACTCCTACAACCAATATAGACGATACAGACAAAGATGGCATCCCAGACTTTTTAGATGTAGATGACGATGGAGATAATTATACCACCCGACTCGAAATCACAAAACCAGCAGGAACAATTTCAGGGTTGAGTCTCTATTTTCCATACGACCCGATTGCAGATGATCCTTTGACTACAGCAATCGAAACCGAAACTAAAGGGATTCCATCGTATGATAAAATAAATAAGACATTTGATTATACAACACCCGGCAGAACGAGAATACATATTGATTCTGCTTACCCAATTAAACTATAA
- a CDS encoding rhodanese-like domain-containing protein, with amino-acid sequence MINTIKKLFGLGPSVNYAELVKNGAIILDVRSKGEYAGGHIKGSLNISVDTLRNNLGKLKDKNKPIITCCASGMRSASAKSILISNGYTQVYNGGGWSSLQNKIG; translated from the coding sequence ATGATAAACACAATCAAAAAATTATTCGGTCTTGGCCCCAGCGTCAACTATGCCGAATTGGTAAAAAACGGCGCCATAATATTGGATGTACGTTCAAAAGGAGAATATGCTGGCGGTCACATCAAAGGTTCTTTAAACATTTCGGTAGATACTTTGAGAAACAATCTAGGAAAACTAAAGGACAAAAATAAACCCATCATCACCTGCTGCGCTTCGGGAATGCGGAGTGCTTCGGCCAAAAGTATTCTGATATCAAACGGATACACTCAAGTTTACAATGGTGGCGGATGGAGCAGTTTGCAAAATAAAATAGGATAA
- a CDS encoding rhodanese-like domain-containing protein — protein sequence MDIEKIILENQGTIVDVRSYGEFQGGNVAGSINIPLNEIPERIKELKALNAPLVLCCASGGRSGQAQHFLSQYGIECYNGGSWLNVNYYKSKSI from the coding sequence ATGGATATTGAAAAAATAATTTTAGAAAATCAAGGCACAATAGTAGATGTGCGATCTTATGGAGAATTTCAAGGTGGCAATGTAGCTGGTTCTATCAACATTCCGTTGAATGAAATTCCCGAAAGAATTAAAGAACTCAAAGCGCTAAATGCACCACTGGTCCTGTGTTGTGCTTCAGGCGGCAGAAGCGGTCAAGCCCAACATTTTCTATCACAATACGGCATCGAATGTTACAATGGAGGCTCATGGTTAAACGTAAATTACTACAAATCTAAATCAATTTAA
- a CDS encoding peptidylprolyl isomerase, producing the protein MKKISLSLVVLLFAVSILSAQKKETCLIKTSLGDITVELYPKKAPITVANFLKYVDARLYDNTTFFRSVTLNNQQKDSVKIEVIQGGEVDSTKVFAAIPLERTSKTGLLHKNGAISMARGKPDSATCSFFICINDQPSLDYGGKRNKDGQGFAAFGKVIKGMDVVQKIQQLAPNNEQYFKPPVVILSIIRKK; encoded by the coding sequence ATGAAAAAAATCTCTCTATCTTTAGTAGTTTTGCTTTTTGCAGTCTCAATTCTTAGTGCACAAAAAAAGGAAACTTGCCTTATTAAAACCTCTTTGGGTGATATTACGGTAGAATTGTATCCTAAAAAAGCGCCAATTACGGTCGCCAATTTTTTGAAATATGTCGATGCACGTTTATACGACAACACGACTTTCTTTCGATCGGTAACTTTAAACAATCAGCAGAAGGATTCTGTAAAAATTGAAGTCATTCAAGGTGGCGAAGTCGATTCGACAAAAGTATTTGCAGCGATCCCACTCGAAAGAACCTCAAAAACAGGCCTTCTTCATAAAAACGGAGCTATTTCTATGGCGAGAGGCAAACCCGATTCAGCAACCTGTAGTTTTTTTATTTGCATCAATGACCAGCCTTCTTTGGATTATGGTGGCAAAAGAAACAAGGACGGACAAGGTTTTGCCGCTTTCGGAAAAGTTATAAAAGGAATGGATGTGGTCCAGAAAATTCAACAATTGGCACCTAATAATGAGCAATATTTTAAACCTCCAGTAGTGATTTTGTCCATCATTCGAAAAAAATAA
- a CDS encoding bleomycin resistance protein, producing MLTDIHPKLPMRDKKATRNFYSNKLGFQEFGSADFDGYLMMQKDGIQIHFFEFKTLDPKENYGQVYIRTDAIDNYYQTLLDNKTSIHPNGQLQLKPWGQKEFSVLDPDNNLLTFGQSI from the coding sequence ATGCTCACAGACATTCATCCAAAGTTGCCCATGCGGGACAAAAAGGCAACAAGGAACTTTTACAGCAACAAATTAGGCTTTCAAGAATTTGGAAGTGCTGACTTTGATGGTTATTTAATGATGCAAAAGGACGGCATTCAAATTCATTTTTTTGAGTTCAAAACATTGGATCCAAAAGAAAACTATGGCCAAGTGTACATCCGAACGGATGCTATTGATAACTATTACCAAACTTTGTTGGACAATAAAACAAGCATTCATCCCAATGGACAATTGCAACTAAAACCTTGGGGACAAAAAGAATTTTCAGTTCTTGACCCAGATAACAATTTGCTGACTTTCGGACAAAGTATCTAA
- a CDS encoding TolB family protein, whose amino-acid sequence MKLNRLLFLIVLLHQYGFAQPATEVYLLDIKNNATSFSIDPSTKPVNISNNEGYDNQPSFIEKLNAVAYVSSRNKKPTDVYLYDLATAKTQQFTNNKEAEYSPKTTPDGKFISVVKDTDQNLTRISLDGLVTEKLYTSKDSIGYYCWLNKSEIAAFTLSKPKITLKLIHIKNKTEQYLTDSIGRSLYKYRDGIVICQKLKKGSYVSFIDKKGAITQLIELPKNTEDFYLTADGWLFSSNESKLIYCNLTAKTKVWQEVANLKAMGISKIFRLAVNQDKNKLVFVAEGK is encoded by the coding sequence ATGAAATTAAACCGCTTACTGTTTTTAATTGTATTGCTACATCAATATGGATTTGCACAACCAGCAACCGAAGTATATTTACTCGATATTAAAAATAATGCAACTTCGTTTAGTATCGACCCAAGTACAAAACCAGTAAACATCAGTAATAATGAAGGCTACGATAACCAACCCAGTTTTATCGAAAAGTTAAATGCGGTGGCCTATGTAAGCTCCAGAAATAAAAAACCAACGGATGTTTATTTGTACGATTTAGCTACTGCCAAAACCCAACAATTTACCAATAATAAGGAAGCGGAATATTCGCCAAAAACGACTCCAGACGGTAAATTTATTTCTGTGGTAAAAGACACAGACCAAAATCTGACCCGAATTTCGTTAGATGGTTTAGTTACTGAAAAACTCTATACTTCAAAGGATTCTATAGGATATTATTGTTGGTTGAATAAGTCCGAAATTGCTGCATTTACCTTGTCGAAACCAAAAATTACATTGAAATTAATCCATATTAAAAACAAAACTGAACAATATTTGACGGATAGCATCGGTCGTAGTTTGTATAAATACCGTGATGGAATTGTAATTTGTCAAAAGCTAAAAAAAGGAAGTTATGTCTCATTTATTGACAAAAAAGGCGCCATAACGCAACTGATTGAATTACCAAAAAATACCGAAGATTTTTATTTAACTGCCGATGGTTGGCTGTTTTCTTCGAATGAATCTAAGCTCATTTATTGTAATCTTACGGCTAAAACTAAAGTTTGGCAAGAAGTAGCCAATTTGAAAGCAATGGGAATTTCTAAAATATTTCGATTGGCTGTAAACCAAGACAAGAACAAACTTGTTTTTGTTGCTGAAGGAAAATAG